One window from the genome of Nitrospirota bacterium encodes:
- a CDS encoding M48 family metallopeptidase: protein MTRWENRKDFKSSVLTWADKLEIKVQSIYLRPMKNKWASCSQNGRLNFNAELLNIERGLGEYVIVHELMHLRTPNHGSLWKSYMNVYMPGWELRDNKLKVL, encoded by the coding sequence ATGACAAGATGGGAAAACAGAAAAGATTTTAAATCGTCCGTTCTGACATGGGCGGATAAACTTGAGATCAAGGTTCAATCAATATATCTGCGTCCTATGAAAAACAAGTGGGCCTCATGTTCCCAAAACGGCCGCCTGAATTTTAATGCTGAACTGCTGAATATAGAGAGAGGACTCGGGGAATATGTCATTGTCCATGAGCTGATGCATCTTCGCACCCCTAATCATGGCTCACTCTGGAAGAGTTACATGAATGTTTATATGCCTGGTTGGGAATTGCGTGATAATAAATTGAAGGTTTTATGA
- a CDS encoding HsdR family type I site-specific deoxyribonuclease yields MNSFTEHKTVQSRILKYAEGIGWSYVDRSTAEKRRGFNSGSSDIQERCRTASLYFEDTLYAKVREFNPRYQETEGALVSLFSKLKTDIYGNRDFVKYLRNEGTFFDKEENRDLNLILIDYVNPRNNIFEVTEEFYWFNGHYGNREDVVFLINGIPVLVIECKNANKDEAIALGIDQIRRYHRETPEFFVPEQIYTATEAIGFFYGVTWNSLRRNIFNWKDEEAGNLEGKIKTFCAIPQVLKFIKDYILFVEKDEELSKFILHQHQTAAVERIMERSHDAARHRGLIWHTQGSGKTYTMIKSAEMLFKAPKLDKPTVILMIDRNELEDQMLKNLLSLGLGNVEHAYKISRLNELLRSDYRGIIVTMIHKFRDMPANISTRSNIFVLVDEAHRTTGGDLGNYLMAGLPNATYIGFTGTPVDKTAYGKGTFKTFGMEDEKGYLHKYSISESIEDGTTLPLYYNLAPNDMRVPYEQLDKEFLSLAETEGIADIEELNKILDRAVNLKNFLKAQDRIENIAQFVARHYRENVEPLGYKAFLVGVDREACALYKKALDKYLPQEYSQVVYTGNNNDTALLKEFHLEEKKERQIRKAFTKYGEPPQILIVTEKLLTGFDVPILYAMYLDKPMRDHTLLQTIARVNRPYEDEEKEMVKPHGFVLDFIGIFEKLEKALAFDSDEINAIVKDLSLLKMLFRNKMESKAPDYLKLIQHNFNDKDVDNLIGHFRDKERRKEFFKDYKELEMLYEIISPDAFLREYIDDYRALSAMYDIVRKAYTNKVYVDKEFQRKTNELVREHVGVCGLQAVDEIIAIDEKTIEIIKKKEGGDNTKIINLIKGIERIAEEHSDDPYLIAMAERAKAVRENYEDRQTTTSEALDTLLKMIEQNEQRKKEQAELRLDGLTYFIYNYLREGGLSDAEQAGKDIKEILIEYPDWAHSDKSMREARQKTTFRICRSTILSGTLSDDNLDKVSEIVDNLFRLIGKSRNDK; encoded by the coding sequence ATGAATTCTTTCACTGAACACAAAACCGTCCAGTCCCGCATCCTGAAATATGCAGAGGGAATCGGCTGGTCTTACGTTGACAGGAGTACTGCGGAAAAACGGCGTGGATTTAATTCAGGATCAAGTGATATTCAGGAACGGTGCCGCACGGCGTCGCTCTATTTTGAAGATACTCTCTATGCCAAGGTCAGGGAGTTTAACCCCCGCTATCAGGAGACAGAGGGGGCGCTGGTCAGCCTTTTCAGCAAGTTAAAAACTGACATTTACGGAAACCGTGATTTTGTCAAATACCTCCGCAACGAGGGTACCTTTTTTGATAAGGAAGAAAACCGTGACCTGAATCTGATACTGATTGATTATGTGAATCCCCGTAACAATATATTTGAGGTAACAGAGGAATTCTACTGGTTCAACGGGCATTACGGCAATCGCGAGGATGTGGTTTTTCTCATCAACGGCATACCGGTGCTGGTCATTGAGTGTAAAAATGCTAATAAAGATGAAGCCATAGCACTCGGTATAGACCAGATCCGCCGCTATCACCGGGAGACGCCGGAGTTTTTTGTCCCTGAGCAGATTTATACTGCTACCGAGGCCATTGGTTTCTTCTATGGTGTGACATGGAATTCTTTGCGCCGCAATATCTTCAACTGGAAGGATGAAGAGGCGGGCAACCTTGAGGGGAAAATCAAGACCTTCTGCGCCATTCCTCAGGTCTTGAAGTTTATCAAAGACTACATCCTTTTCGTGGAGAAAGATGAAGAGCTGTCAAAGTTCATTCTCCACCAGCACCAGACTGCCGCTGTTGAGCGGATCATGGAACGGTCTCATGATGCGGCCCGGCACAGGGGACTCATCTGGCATACTCAGGGGAGCGGTAAGACCTATACAATGATCAAGTCTGCTGAAATGCTTTTCAAGGCTCCGAAACTTGACAAGCCTACGGTAATCCTGATGATAGACCGCAATGAGCTGGAAGACCAGATGCTCAAAAACCTGCTTTCGCTTGGTTTGGGAAATGTGGAACATGCGTATAAAATCAGCCGCCTCAATGAACTCTTAAGATCCGATTATCGCGGCATTATCGTGACTATGATTCACAAATTCAGGGACATGCCCGCTAACATAAGCACGAGAAGCAATATCTTCGTGTTGGTAGATGAAGCCCACCGGACAACAGGAGGTGACCTCGGTAATTACCTGATGGCAGGGCTTCCCAACGCAACTTATATAGGCTTTACCGGAACGCCGGTGGATAAAACAGCCTACGGTAAAGGCACATTCAAGACATTCGGCATGGAAGATGAGAAAGGGTATCTGCACAAGTATTCCATTTCTGAGAGTATCGAAGACGGCACAACCCTTCCACTTTATTATAACCTTGCGCCCAACGACATGCGTGTACCTTATGAACAATTAGATAAGGAGTTTCTCTCCCTCGCAGAGACAGAAGGTATTGCAGATATTGAAGAGTTGAATAAGATCCTCGACCGTGCGGTGAATCTGAAAAACTTCCTGAAGGCACAGGACCGTATTGAAAATATTGCGCAGTTTGTTGCAAGGCATTACAGGGAGAATGTGGAACCGCTGGGGTATAAGGCATTTCTTGTAGGTGTTGACCGCGAGGCATGCGCACTCTACAAGAAGGCGCTGGATAAATACCTGCCGCAGGAATACTCGCAAGTTGTCTATACCGGGAATAATAATGACACGGCGCTGCTGAAGGAATTCCATCTTGAAGAGAAGAAAGAGAGGCAGATTCGAAAGGCATTTACTAAATATGGCGAGCCCCCGCAAATCCTTATTGTCACAGAAAAACTCCTCACAGGTTTTGATGTCCCCATTCTTTATGCCATGTATCTGGATAAACCGATGCGTGACCATACCCTATTGCAGACCATAGCCCGTGTCAATCGCCCTTATGAGGATGAAGAAAAGGAGATGGTAAAGCCTCATGGATTTGTTCTGGATTTTATAGGTATCTTTGAGAAACTGGAAAAGGCCCTTGCCTTTGACAGCGATGAAATAAACGCCATTGTTAAGGACCTTTCACTTTTAAAGATGTTATTCAGAAACAAGATGGAGAGTAAGGCACCGGACTACCTTAAACTAATTCAGCACAATTTTAATGACAAGGATGTAGATAACCTGATTGGACATTTCCGTGACAAAGAAAGGCGCAAAGAGTTTTTTAAAGATTACAAAGAGCTGGAAATGCTTTATGAGATCATATCGCCCGATGCCTTCTTACGAGAGTACATAGATGATTACAGGGCGCTCTCGGCCATGTATGATATTGTTAGGAAGGCATACACAAATAAGGTCTATGTTGATAAGGAATTTCAGCGTAAGACGAATGAGCTTGTAAGGGAGCATGTTGGTGTATGTGGCTTGCAGGCGGTAGACGAGATTATTGCAATAGACGAAAAAACTATTGAGATTATCAAAAAGAAAGAAGGCGGGGATAACACAAAAATAATTAACCTTATTAAAGGCATTGAACGGATTGCTGAAGAACATAGCGATGACCCTTATCTTATCGCCATGGCTGAAAGGGCAAAAGCCGTTCGGGAAAACTATGAGGACCGCCAGACAACGACTTCCGAAGCCCTGGATACACTGCTTAAAATGATTGAACAGAACGAACAACGCAAGAAGGAGCAGGCCGAACTCAGGTTGGATGGGTTGACTTATTTCATTTACAACTACCTGAGGGAAGGCGGTCTTTCAGACGCTGAACAGGCAGGTAAAGATATAAAAGAGATACTGATAGAATATCCTGATTGGGCACACAGCGATAAATCCATGCGGGAGGCCAGGCAAAAGACAACGTTCAGGATCTGCCGGTCTACCATACTCTCTGGCACACTCTCTGATGACAACCTCGATAAAGTTTCTGAAATAGTAGATAACCTTTTCCGCCTGATCGGGAAGTCAAGGAATGATAAATGA
- a CDS encoding TIGR04255 family protein, with translation MTKKIPIKIEPCPIIEAVVDFRFDSVMPADAIFGIIYKSFREEFHDKVENLPILQIPEAIRSQDPNFRFQPYYRFQNENYLLQIGPRVINFINQKNYLGWDAFYSRIKDALLKVQGLELVTNFNRLGIRYINMFPFDIYDRINLEIFMSGGRLKANQTTVRTIIQTSNFTTNLQIANNAQVATTNAIITGSVIDIDTYIEIDNLPIFQNPDEIIGNAHNEEKRLFFDLLKDDLIAEMNPVYAAE, from the coding sequence ATGACGAAAAAGATACCTATTAAAATAGAACCTTGTCCAATTATTGAAGCTGTTGTTGACTTCAGGTTTGACTCAGTAATGCCTGCTGATGCCATATTTGGGATAATTTATAAATCATTTAGAGAGGAATTTCATGATAAAGTTGAAAACCTCCCAATACTACAAATACCTGAAGCGATACGCTCGCAAGATCCAAATTTCCGTTTTCAGCCATATTATCGTTTCCAGAATGAAAATTACCTTTTACAAATTGGTCCCAGGGTTATAAATTTTATAAATCAAAAAAATTATTTAGGATGGGACGCGTTTTACTCAAGGATAAAAGATGCGCTATTAAAGGTTCAAGGACTGGAATTAGTGACAAACTTTAACCGATTAGGAATAAGGTACATCAATATGTTTCCCTTTGATATATATGATAGGATTAACCTTGAAATATTTATGAGTGGGGGACGATTAAAAGCCAATCAAACAACAGTACGTACTATTATTCAAACGAGCAACTTCACTACTAATTTACAGATTGCCAACAATGCGCAGGTTGCAACTACTAATGCCATCATAACAGGCTCAGTTATTGATATTGATACGTACATCGAGATTGATAATTTACCAATTTTCCAGAATCCGGATGAAATTATCGGTAATGCACATAATGAAGAAAAACGATTGTTTTTCGATCTTCTAAAAGACGATTTAATAGCAGAGATGAATCCTGTCTATGCTGCTGAATGA
- a CDS encoding restriction endonuclease subunit S, with protein MTDYSLLLEDPPRGWMQARLDDICRRVQDAASPSANGQRLYLGLEHLASGLPTLVGRGKESDVRSGKTTFRKDDILFGKLRPYLRKSVLVSEDGICSTDILVFRATEKCIPEFLCLLTHTDEFVGHSKKTTSGVQHPRTSWAALREFKLYVPPLPEQRKIAAVLGQVQQAIEQQERLIALTTELKKTLLHQLFTQGLHGEPQKQTEIGPVPESWKVVRLDSLFRIQQGKQVSKKNRIGDNQCPFLRTKNVFWGRLDLSELDEMYFTEAEEKRLTLQPGDLLVCEGGDIGRTAMWNGELAACYHQNHLHRVRAVNLENVEPAFLMYWLWYAFEFGHLYFGRGNVTTIPNLSQSKLAELPIPYTQLNEQREIVAALDALSAKEELHKRKHALLSDLFRTLLHQLMTAQIRVNDIDLTV; from the coding sequence ATGACTGACTACTCGCTACTCTTGGAAGACCCTCCTCGCGGTTGGATGCAAGCAAGACTTGATGACATTTGCAGGCGTGTCCAAGACGCCGCGTCGCCCTCGGCTAACGGGCAACGTTTGTATCTCGGTCTTGAACATCTTGCGTCTGGGCTTCCCACGCTGGTGGGCCGTGGAAAGGAATCTGATGTTCGCAGTGGCAAGACAACGTTCCGCAAAGATGATATTCTTTTCGGCAAGCTGCGTCCTTATCTTCGCAAGTCCGTGTTGGTGAGCGAGGACGGCATCTGTTCGACAGACATTCTCGTATTCCGAGCGACGGAGAAGTGCATCCCTGAGTTTTTATGCCTCTTGACACATACAGACGAGTTCGTAGGTCACTCAAAAAAAACGACATCGGGTGTTCAGCATCCGCGTACATCATGGGCGGCATTACGAGAGTTTAAACTCTATGTTCCTCCCCTCCCCGAGCAGAGGAAAATTGCAGCAGTGTTGGGACAGGTACAGCAGGCGATCGAGCAACAGGAACGGCTGATTGCACTGACTACGGAACTGAAAAAGACACTCCTCCACCAACTCTTCACCCAGGGCCTGCACGGCGAACCCCAAAAACAAACCGAAATCGGCCCCGTACCGGAGAGTTGGAAGGTGGTGCGCCTTGACTCATTGTTCCGAATTCAGCAAGGTAAGCAGGTTTCAAAGAAGAACCGCATTGGCGATAACCAGTGTCCTTTCCTCCGCACGAAAAATGTCTTTTGGGGCCGACTTGATTTGTCAGAACTTGACGAAATGTACTTCACTGAAGCGGAAGAAAAGCGATTGACCTTACAGCCGGGAGACCTGCTTGTTTGTGAGGGTGGCGACATTGGGCGTACAGCAATGTGGAACGGAGAGTTGGCTGCTTGTTACCATCAAAACCATCTTCATCGAGTGAGGGCTGTCAATCTCGAGAATGTTGAGCCGGCCTTCTTGATGTATTGGCTCTGGTATGCGTTTGAGTTTGGGCACCTGTATTTTGGCAGGGGAAATGTAACGACCATCCCGAACTTATCTCAATCGAAGCTGGCGGAGTTGCCTATTCCATATACTCAGCTAAATGAGCAGCGCGAAATTGTTGCCGCACTTGATGCATTGTCAGCGAAAGAAGAATTGCACAAGCGCAAACATGCCTTACTTTCTGACCTCTTCCGCACCCTGTTGCACCAGTTGATGACAGCGCAGATAAGGGTCAATGATATTGATCTTACGGTTTAA
- a CDS encoding four helix bundle protein yields the protein MKHDNIVQEKSYAFALRMVKLYQHLSEQKKEFVLSKQVLRSGTSIGANVEEAIGGQSERDFSAKMSIAYKEARETHYWLRLLRDSGYLGANESTSIITDCEELLKLTGSIIKTMKSKRITNSKL from the coding sequence ATGAAACATGATAATATTGTTCAAGAAAAGTCGTATGCATTTGCCTTGCGGATGGTGAAATTGTATCAGCATCTATCGGAACAGAAAAAGGAATTTGTTCTTTCCAAACAGGTGCTGCGCAGCGGAACCTCCATCGGGGCCAATGTGGAGGAGGCTATTGGCGGACAATCGGAAAGGGATTTCTCGGCTAAAATGAGCATTGCCTACAAAGAAGCGAGAGAGACGCATTATTGGCTGCGTCTGCTGCGTGATTCCGGATACCTCGGCGCAAACGAATCTACCTCTATCATCACAGACTGCGAAGAACTCTTGAAGCTCACAGGAAGCATCATCAAAACTATGAAATCGAAAAGAATTACTAATTCCAAATTATGA
- a CDS encoding SAM-dependent DNA methyltransferase — protein MAKEPENKSMESWIWDAACSIHGAVDAPKYKDFILPLIFVKRLCDVFDDEINRIASEVGSREKAFRLVEHDKKLVRFYIPLKSNNAEEPVWTAIRKLTAKIGETLTTHLRAVAKENPLLSGIIDRVDFNATTHGVRDIDDDRLSNLIEKVSTKRLGLNDVEPDIIGRSYEYLIRKFAEGGGQSAGEFYTPKEVGMIMAKIMNPEHGMTIYDPCCGSAGLLIKCELALNEKMQGQGRKKFSGLTLYGQEYIAQTWAMANMNMIIHDMEGQIEIGDTFRNPKFRDNNRLMTFDRVVANPMWNQTMFGERDYNADTFGRFPNGAGYPGNKADWGWMQHIFASLNDRGKAAVVFDTGAASRGSGNSNSNKEKEVRKWFVENDIMEGVLYLPENLFYNTSAPGIILFLNKLKPADRKNKLFLVNASKEFAKGDPKNYITEEGIGKIASAFLKWEEIEKFSRIVTKEEIVRNDYNISPSRYIHVSEAEEYRPITEIVEELNALDEEAKETNAALRAILSRIGI, from the coding sequence ATGGCTAAAGAACCAGAAAACAAGTCAATGGAATCATGGATATGGGATGCAGCGTGCAGTATCCACGGTGCTGTTGACGCCCCTAAGTATAAAGATTTCATCCTGCCACTCATCTTTGTTAAACGTCTCTGCGATGTCTTTGATGATGAAATCAACCGGATTGCGTCAGAAGTCGGTTCAAGAGAGAAGGCATTCAGACTCGTTGAACATGATAAAAAGCTGGTACGGTTTTATATCCCCCTGAAATCAAATAATGCAGAAGAGCCGGTCTGGACTGCTATCCGCAAACTGACTGCTAAAATTGGTGAAACCCTTACAACGCACCTGCGCGCTGTTGCCAAAGAAAACCCCCTTCTTTCCGGAATTATTGACCGTGTGGACTTTAATGCCACGACCCACGGCGTACGTGATATAGATGATGACAGGCTTTCCAATCTCATAGAAAAGGTCAGTACTAAACGTCTTGGGCTTAATGACGTAGAACCGGACATCATCGGCAGAAGTTACGAATATCTCATACGCAAGTTCGCCGAAGGGGGCGGGCAGAGCGCCGGGGAATTCTACACTCCGAAAGAAGTGGGTATGATAATGGCAAAGATTATGAACCCCGAACATGGGATGACCATCTACGACCCCTGCTGCGGCTCCGCAGGGCTTCTTATAAAATGTGAACTGGCGCTGAATGAAAAGATGCAGGGTCAGGGGAGAAAGAAGTTTTCCGGGTTGACACTCTACGGACAGGAATACATCGCCCAGACCTGGGCCATGGCCAACATGAACATGATTATTCATGACATGGAAGGTCAGATAGAAATAGGCGACACCTTCCGTAATCCTAAGTTCAGGGATAACAATAGGCTCATGACCTTTGACCGCGTAGTTGCTAATCCCATGTGGAACCAGACCATGTTCGGGGAAAGGGATTACAATGCCGATACATTCGGACGCTTCCCTAACGGCGCCGGATACCCCGGAAACAAGGCCGATTGGGGCTGGATGCAGCATATCTTTGCGAGCCTGAATGACAGAGGAAAGGCCGCTGTAGTCTTTGACACCGGCGCAGCAAGCCGAGGCTCCGGCAATTCCAACAGCAATAAGGAAAAGGAAGTCCGCAAGTGGTTTGTTGAAAATGATATTATGGAAGGGGTGCTTTACCTGCCGGAAAACCTCTTCTACAATACCTCTGCACCGGGGATCATCCTCTTCCTGAATAAATTGAAACCGGCAGACCGGAAGAACAAGCTCTTCCTTGTCAATGCCTCAAAGGAATTCGCCAAAGGCGACCCGAAAAACTATATCACGGAAGAAGGAATCGGAAAAATCGCCTCGGCCTTCCTCAAATGGGAAGAGATAGAAAAGTTCAGCCGTATTGTGACAAAAGAAGAAATCGTCAGGAACGACTACAACATCTCACCCAGCCGTTACATCCATGTGAGCGAAGCCGAAGAATACCGGCCGATTACGGAGATTGTGGAGGAACTGAACGCCCTTGATGAGGAGGCAAAGGAAACAAATGCGGCATTGCGGGCGATTCTATCAAGGATAGGGATATGA
- a CDS encoding HEPN domain-containing protein produces MVKEIGKEERDGYITGALNLSREKIEGAIDAYRRGNYGQVLSSLYYAYFHLIKALLYQKGFDPKSHEGVYSMLNLHFIKPGTLDKKYSRLFEHLHKAREIADYNPLAPKYDKGDAAGYVHTFSEVAPGIIEIIRNYDEFSKPVSISIEELKRLSKQ; encoded by the coding sequence ATGGTCAAAGAGATCGGAAAAGAAGAGAGAGACGGCTACATAACCGGTGCACTGAACCTTTCAAGAGAGAAGATAGAAGGCGCTATTGACGCCTACAGGAGAGGGAATTACGGCCAGGTGCTGTCTTCTTTATATTACGCTTACTTTCATCTCATCAAGGCCCTTCTTTACCAGAAAGGCTTTGACCCAAAAAGCCATGAAGGGGTTTACTCCATGCTGAACCTCCATTTCATAAAACCAGGGACATTGGATAAAAAATACAGCAGGCTCTTTGAACACCTCCATAAGGCCAGGGAGATTGCAGACTATAATCCACTTGCCCCTAAATACGATAAAGGGGATGCTGCCGGATACGTACACACATTTTCTGAAGTAGCCCCTGGGATTATAGAAATTATCAGGAATTATGATGAATTTTCTAAACCGGTATCAATCTCAATAGAGGAGTTAAAGCGTCTTTCAAAACAATAG
- a CDS encoding nucleotidyltransferase domain-containing protein — protein sequence MYTETLTPLEEVLIKRFIEVIRELIDVESVYLFGSRARGEGSIESDIDIAVVVKDREMIKDVTRSVLDASIKIVEEMNISGELILSPIVIEDALLKGDIGVGKRIREEGILLWSKRSEKKRETAT from the coding sequence ATGTATACTGAGACACTTACTCCGTTAGAGGAAGTTTTGATCAAGCGGTTCATTGAGGTTATCAGAGAATTAATAGATGTTGAGTCTGTATATCTTTTTGGGTCGAGGGCAAGGGGGGAAGGGAGTATTGAGAGTGATATTGACATTGCTGTTGTTGTTAAAGACAGGGAGATGATCAAGGATGTCACCCGCAGTGTGTTGGATGCCTCTATAAAGATTGTTGAAGAGATGAATATCAGTGGAGAACTCATATTAAGCCCAATTGTCATTGAAGATGCCTTGTTAAAGGGGGACATCGGAGTAGGGAAAAGGATCAGGGAAGAGGGGATTTTGCTATGGTCAAAGAGATCGGAAAAGAAGAGAGAGACGGCTACATAA
- a CDS encoding CotH kinase family protein, giving the protein MKINQIIILTAIILFMGWIDAGAAENHFKTLDLEMDTKDAEVLFRKEPYDTSTFPVDIVENGTRISGRVEVSGQFTRTFLKKSLLIRINEGHTWQGNRKISLHSMSTDPSYMRDWIAWNLASSLGMASPKVEYYRLNINGKFIGLYLFIEWIDTSMLNRIGLGKDGEFYHPDDIVYCGDMEPANQGRLEECWLKLSPKDRDFASLRNLIEEINSTPVEQFHSFLNEHFDVDSVINWLVLNTIIGNGDTYNKNYFLYHSKKTGKWVIIPWDFDLTFGRNADPVLPFPSNILNDNYQYFYTPELGSPNPLKEKTLKNDQLFQYFKKRISHVLGVTIEKEQQGFFEKLRKESKPVGGFAWFRPNEFNSLVNSLELTIKQDLSKELYPGAKGEPFEQQVEALRLYNQWRYPLLKKMILEPTPFNTAHWLPYFTFPPLTLPGEDEKKLRQTVQLNMTASAEIREGDKSVVLMEELLARPVGILYIQELNRPARVRLEVETERIPESLPPEISPLKCIQRTWYLDIKTPDTLLKVNLQLDYLQESSLRHELGDGITDEHNMSLWVLQNNNWRRLQTGVNVIANVLKAGGIELVSGSVLRFAACEE; this is encoded by the coding sequence ATGAAGATAAATCAGATAATCATTTTAACAGCAATTATTTTGTTCATGGGATGGATTGATGCAGGTGCGGCAGAAAACCATTTCAAGACGCTTGACCTTGAAATGGATACTAAGGATGCGGAGGTACTGTTCCGCAAGGAACCTTATGATACATCTACTTTCCCTGTAGATATTGTAGAAAATGGCACTCGCATTTCCGGCCGTGTTGAAGTATCCGGACAATTTACCCGCACATTTCTCAAAAAGTCCTTACTGATAAGAATTAACGAAGGACATACATGGCAGGGCAACAGAAAAATATCCCTTCACTCTATGTCTACTGACCCTTCATATATGCGTGATTGGATAGCGTGGAACCTGGCGTCTTCACTCGGCATGGCCTCTCCAAAAGTAGAATATTACCGGCTGAATATTAACGGAAAATTCATCGGCCTTTATCTGTTTATCGAATGGATTGATACGTCTATGCTTAACCGCATTGGGCTTGGGAAAGACGGTGAATTCTATCACCCGGATGACATTGTATACTGCGGTGACATGGAGCCTGCAAATCAAGGTCGTTTGGAAGAGTGTTGGTTAAAGCTTTCTCCTAAAGACAGGGATTTTGCCTCTCTGCGTAATCTGATTGAGGAGATTAATTCAACACCGGTTGAGCAGTTCCACAGCTTTTTAAATGAGCATTTTGATGTAGACTCAGTAATTAACTGGCTGGTCTTAAATACCATAATAGGTAATGGCGATACATACAATAAGAACTACTTCCTCTATCACAGCAAAAAAACAGGTAAATGGGTAATTATCCCATGGGATTTTGATCTTACCTTCGGACGCAATGCCGACCCTGTCCTGCCGTTTCCGAGTAATATCCTTAATGATAATTATCAGTATTTTTATACACCTGAGCTTGGCAGTCCCAACCCATTAAAAGAAAAGACATTAAAGAATGACCAGTTGTTTCAGTACTTTAAAAAACGTATCAGCCATGTCCTCGGTGTAACAATAGAAAAGGAGCAGCAGGGATTTTTTGAGAAACTACGCAAGGAAAGTAAGCCTGTCGGCGGTTTTGCATGGTTCCGTCCTAATGAATTTAATAGTCTTGTGAACTCATTGGAGCTTACTATTAAACAGGACTTATCAAAAGAGCTGTATCCGGGTGCAAAAGGGGAACCTTTTGAGCAACAGGTTGAGGCATTGCGATTATACAATCAATGGCGTTATCCTCTTCTTAAAAAAATGATCCTTGAGCCCACACCATTTAATACTGCCCATTGGCTGCCATACTTCACGTTTCCGCCATTAACACTGCCCGGTGAGGATGAAAAAAAACTACGTCAGACAGTTCAATTGAATATGACTGCGAGTGCTGAAATCAGAGAAGGTGATAAATCTGTAGTGCTTATGGAGGAGCTTCTCGCAAGACCAGTCGGCATACTTTATATACAGGAATTGAATAGACCTGCACGAGTCAGGTTAGAGGTTGAGACAGAGCGTATCCCTGAATCGTTGCCACCTGAAATAAGCCCGTTAAAATGTATACAGCGTACATGGTATCTTGATATCAAAACCCCTGATACTCTCCTTAAGGTTAATCTGCAATTGGATTATCTTCAGGAAAGTTCCCTCCGGCATGAGCTGGGGGATGGGATAACAGATGAGCATAATATGTCGTTGTGGGTACTACAAAACAACAACTGGCGGAGACTGCAAACGGGTGTAAACGTAATCGCAAATGTATTAAAAGCCGGGGGCATAGAATTAGTTTCAGGCAGTGTATTACGCTTTGCCGCCTGCGAGGAATGA